From the Gammaproteobacteria bacterium genome, the window CACCGTGGCCAACTATTCGAGGTAGCCGTAGCTTCGTCGCTTACACGGACACTCCGGTCGTCCCACACTCGCAACGCAAGGAGCAGAAATGGCGGACAAGGGAAGCAGGGGGATTACGATCGTATCGGTGCTGCTGGCGTTGCTCTTCCTGCTGAACGGCGGCATGAAGCTGGCCGGGATGATGGTCGACCAGTTCGCGATGTGGGGATACTCCGGCTGGTTCCAGTACCTGATCGGCATCGCCGAGGCGGCCGCCGGCGTGGGCTTCCTGATGAAGAAGACGCGCTTCCTCGCCGCTGTGGCCATGGTCCCGGTCATGCTCGGGGCGATCTACACGCTGGTCACGAACGGTCAGACGGGGCAGGCCGTGGTCCCGCTGGTCGCACTCCTGCTCTGCCTGCTCGTGGCGAAGAATTCGCGGTAGGACCGCGATGCACCCTCGCGGAGCCGGGCTGCGGATCCCGTTTCCGGTTCTCAGCGCATTCCGGATGACCGTCGGCGAGGGAGTCGCCCGATAACCCGACGGGATGGCTCGCGCGATACGGCGGGCACCCGCGCGAGGGCGAAAACTGCCATGAGCGAACGACGCACCGGGCCGTCCCGAGCCAACGTCGCGGTCATCGGGGCCGGCATCGTCGGCAATTGCCTGGTCGAGCATCTGGCGAAGCTCGGCTGGGACGACCTCGTGCTGATCGAGAAGGGTCCGCTTCCCAACCCCGGCGGGTCCACCGGGCATGCGTCCAATTTCATCTTCCCGACCGATCACGGGCGCGAGATCGCGCTGATCACCCTCGAGAGCCAGCGCCAGTACGAGGCGCTCGGCGTCAACACGACCTGCGGGGGGATCGAGGTCGCGCGAACCGAGGAGCGCATGGAGGAGTTGCGCCGGCGCATGACCTCGGCGCGGGTGTGGGGCATCGAGAGCGAGCTGCTGTCGCCAGCCGGAGTCGTCGCCAAGGTCCCGTTCGTCAACCCGGATGTCATTCTCGGTGGCTTCTACACCCCGGGCGTCTCCGTCGTCGACTCGGTCGGGGCGGGCACGATCATGCGGGAACGGGCGCTGGCCAGGGGCGTGCTTACGGTCCTGGACGAGACCGAGGTGATCGGCCTCGAGGTTGAGCCGGTGCCGTTCGGACGCCCGCGCATTCGGGCGGTCGCGACGACTCGGGGAACGATCGAAGTCGACCACGCGATCATCGCCTGCGGCGTCTGGAGCCCGCGCATCGCCGCGATGGCCGGCGCCACGATTCCGCTGACGCCGGCGGTGCACCAGATGGCCGATTTCGGCCCGGTCGAACTCCTGCTCGGAACCGGCAACGAGATCGGCTACCCCATCGTGCGCGACATGGACTCGTTCATGTACGAGCGCCAGAGCGACGGGGCGATGGAGGTGGGCTCGTACGCGCATCGTCCCATCCTGATGCACCCGAACGACATTCCCTCCGTCGCCGAGGCGGAGCGCTCTCCCACCGAGCTGCCCTTTACGCCCGCGGACTTCGCGCCGCAGCTCGAGCACGCGCGCGAGATCATGGGCGAGCTGTTGGCGGGCACCGGGATGCAGTACGCCGTCAACGGCCTGCTCTCGCTCACCCCCGATACCCAGCAATTGCTGGGCGAGACCGCCGAGGTGGCCAACCTCTGGTCTGCGGCGGCCGTGTGGGTGCGGGAAGGCCCCGGCTCGGCGCGGCTGGTCGCGGAGTGGATGACCCACGGCTACCCGCGTCTTCTCGATCCGCACGAGTCGGACGTCACCCGCTTCCAGCCGCACGAGCGCACGGTCCATCACGTTCGAGCACGCTGCGGCGAGCACTTCCGCAAGACGTACGGGATCGTGCATCCGCGCGAGCAGTGGGAGTCGGCGCGCGGGATCAACCGGTCCCCGTTCCACCCTCGGACCGAGGCGCTGGGTGCCGAGTACTTCGAAGCGCGTGGATGGGAGCGCCCGCAGTGGTACGCTTCGAACGAAGATCTGGTGGAGCGCTACGATGTCCCGGACCGCCCACACGAGTGGGACCGGCGCTGGTGGTCTCCGATCATCAACGCGGAGCACCTGCACCTGCGCGAGAGGGTGGGCCTGATCGATCTGGGCGCGTTCCAGATCTTCGACGTGTCCGGGCCCGGCGCGCTCCGGTACCTGGAGACGATGACGGTCAACGCGTGCGACCGTCCGGTCGGCAGCTCGATCTATACGCCGCTCCTGACGCCGGACGGAGGCTTCCGCGCCGATCTCACCATCCAGCGGCTGGCTGATGACCGGTTTCGCATCGTCACCGGCGTCCTGGACGGAGCGCGCGACGCGTTCTGGTTCCGCAGGCATCTGCCCGCGGACGGGTCGGTGCAGTTCGAAGACCGGTCGTCCGCGATAACCACCCTCGGGGTGTGGGGACCGGCCGCGCAGGCCTTGCTCTCGAGCATCGCGGACCGCGGCCTGAGCCAGGACGAGCTCCCCTACGGCACGGTGCGGGACGCGCTCATCGACGGGATTCCCGCCACCTTGCTGCGCATCTCCTATGTGGGCGAGAGCGGCTGGGAGATCTACACGCGCACGGAGCACGGCCTGGCGCTCTGGGACGTGATTTGGGGCGCGGGCCGAGACTTCGATGCGAGGCCGGTGGGCATCGGCGTCTACGGCACCACGGCACGCATGGAGAAGGGCTACCAGTTGATGGGCGCTGAGCTAACGTCGGAGTACTCACCGGTCGAGGCCGGGCTGGCTCGCCGCCAGGTCAAGCAGGCGGACTTCATCGGCAAGGCGGCCTATCTGAAGGCCCGCGAACGGGGTCCGGCGGCGAAGATCTGCACGCTCACCATGGACGACCACACGAGCGCATCCGGCCTCGCGCGCTTCCCGACGGGGGGCAACGAGCCGGTTCTGACGCTCGATGGGGACCGCATCGTCGACGCGCTGGGCAGGGAGTCCCGCGTGACCTCCGCCGGAATGGGGCCGACCGTGGGGAAATACCTGCTGATGGCCTACCTGCCGGCCGAACTCGCCCGCGTCGGCGAGCGGCTGCAGGTGATGTACATGAACGAGTGTTTCCCGGTCACGGTGGCTGCGGTCGGCACGTCGTTATTCGATCCGTCCGGAAGCCGGATGAGGGCGTAGCCGCCCGCACGAATCCGCGGGCCACGAAATCGCCGCATCCTTCCCGCGTGCGCCTCTACTTCACGGCATCCTCGCCCCGCGCGTGCGCCACTTCGCGCGCACTGGGGGTGGCCGAGGGCCGGAACGGAACCTCGCACACCCGGGCTCGATCGGGCTTGCCCGCCTCGCTCGCGTACTCGTCCGGCAGCCAGACCGTGAGTTCCGTCCCGACGGCGGACATCCCGACGGGCACGTAACCCAGCGCGATGTTGCATCCCAGCTCGGGCGCGTGCCAGGGCGAGGTCAGGTATCCGATCGGGTCGCCCGCATCCGCGCCGGACACCAGCCAGAAATCGGGCGCGTAGTCGTCGATGGGCCTGCCGCCCATCCTCATCCCCACCAGCGTCATGGCAAACGGCGGCCGGCCGGCCTCGATCTCTGCCCGCATCCGCTCCAGCGCCGCCCGGCCGATGTAGTCGCCCTCCTTCTCGCGCGGCACCTGGTATCCCAGGTTGCACTGGAACGGAACGGTCTCGTGGTCCATGTCCTGTCCCCACGACAGGATGCCCGCCTGAATCCGGCGCTGATGGCCGGGGGCGATCACCATGAGCTGGTGCGCCTCGCCCGCGTCGAGCACCGCGTGCCACAGCCTCTCGGCGTGCAGCGTCGCGTCGCGCAGGTAGATCTCGTACCCCTTCTCCCCCGAGAATCCCGACTGCGAGATCACCACCGAACACCCTGCGATCTCCGCTTCCATGAGCCCGTAGTAGGGGATTTCGCGGATGCCGTCGCCCACCAGATCGGCCATGAGCGCCAACGACTTCGGCCCTTGGATCTGCAGCGGACACACGTCGATCTCGTCGATCTCGACGTCCATCCTCATCCCCACATTGGCGCCCTGGAGCCAGAACAGCAGGTCGGAGTCGGCGAGGGAGAACCAGAACTCATCGTCCGACAGGCGCAGCAGCACCGGGTCGTTGAGGATGCCGCCCCGCTCGTTGCACAGGATGACGTACTTGCCGTGCATCGGTTCGATGCGGGTGGCGTCGCGCGTGATGACGTAGTCGGTGAATCGCTCGGCGTCCGGTCCCTTCACCCGGATCTGGCGTTCCACGGCGACATTCCAGAGCGTGACGTGTTGCGTCAGCGCTTCGTGTTCGGCCGCCGCGCCGCCGTCCTCCGGCCGCACGTAGCCGCGCGGGTGGTAGATGCGGTTGTAGGTTGTTGCGCGCCAGCAGCCCGCATCGTGGGACAGGTGCCAGTACGGCGACTTCCGCACGCGGGTGGAAATGAGCAGCTCCACGGGGGTCCGGCCGCTCTGGCGAAGGTTGATGGGTACGATGCGATCGGACTGATCGACGGAAACAGGATGGCTGACCATGGGTGTCCGGGATTCCGGGTTGACGGGATGGCGTACGGTCCCCAAAAGTCCGTCATGAGCGACTTGGTGACAACCGGGGCCGGCGGCGTGAGGGTCGTCGTGGATACCAGCGTCTTCCTGCCGGGTGTGTTTTTCGGCGGCCCGCCCCGCGACGTGCTGGCGGCGTGGCGAGCCGGGCAATTCGAGGTGGTGGTGTCCCCCGAGGTCCTTCGGGAATACGTTCGGGTCGGCGAACGGTTGTCGGCGCGGTTTCCCGGCGCGGATTTCGAACGCGTCCTGGAGATGATCGCGGCCAACGCCACGCTGGTGTCGGCGCCTCCCTTGCCCGAAGCTGTGTGCGAGGACTCCGACGACGACAAGTTTCTCGCGTGTGCGGTGGCCGCCGGAGCCGGGTACGTGGTGAGCAGCGACAAGGCGCTCCTTGCAACTTCTCCCTATCGGAACGTGAAGGTCATTCGTTCGCGTGATTTCCTGGACATGCTCCGAGTCACGGCCGCTCCGGCGCAGGATGACCGCGACGCCGCGGCTCGACTGGACCACCGGCATCCCGCCGGCTGACGAGGCAACGCCATGACACGCGCATCGCTCGGCGCAGCAGTCCGTCTGGGGCTGACGGTTGCGGTGGCGGGGTGTGCGCTGGAGTTCGACCCGCCGAGCCCGGCGTCCATTGTGGTGTCGCCCGGGTCAGCCACATTCACCTTTCTCGGCGAGTCGAGGACGTTCACCGCGACCATCCTGGATGAAGACGGGAGCGCTATGGAGGGGACGGTATCCTGGACGACGGATGCCCCCGCCGTCCTCAGCGTGAACTCCTCCGGGGTGGTCACGGCCCTTGCGAACGGAGCCGGCACGGTCAGGGCCGTCTTCGAAGCAGTCAGCGGGACGGCCGCGGTTACGGTCAACCAGACGCCGACCACCTTGGAGCGGGTTGGCGGCGACGCACAGACGGGTAGTCCGGGCGGGCCCCTGGTCGAGCCGCTCGTCGGCCGCCTTCTGGACGCGGGCCAGAGGCCGGTCGCGGGCGTGGCTGTGTCCTTCTCACCCGCGCCAGGGAGCGGCTCCGTCACTCCCGCCGCAGCCACGACCGACCCGGCGGGCGAGGCGCAGACGCTCTGGACGCTGGGCGACGGTGCCGGCGTCCAATCGGTGATCGCGTCCGTGGCCGAAGGTCCCAACGCGGTGTTTACTGCCATGGCCGAGCCACCCCACGCCATGCTCATTCACTCCGGTGACGGGCAGGTGGCCCGGACGCGACGAGAAACCGAAGAACCCGTGCGGGTACGGGTGATCTCCCGGTCGGGTGCCGGGCTGAGCGGGGTCACCGTCACCTTCGAGGTCACGGCCGGGGGCGGCTCGGTGCCGTCGTCCAGTGCCGTGACCGATGCCGAGGGGATCGCCTCCGCAGGCCCATGGACGATGGGTGACCCCGGGCCGCAGGAATTGCGCGCCACCGCCCCCGGGGTGAACCGGGTCATCTTCCGCGCCACCGCCCTGGCCGCGCCGGTTGCCGAACTCGTAGCCGTGGAGGGTGACGGGCAGCGGACGGAAATCGTGCTCCCCGTGCCCGTTGCGCCCCGCGTTCGAGCGGAGGATGCCGACGGCAACCCGGTGTCGGATACCAGGGTCACCTTCTCCCCGAGCGGTGACAGCCGGGTCGTCCCGGAGGAGGCGACGACCGACTCGGCCGGGTTCGCGGCGGTCGACAGATGGTTCCTCGGCAGGACCCCCGGAACCACCTACACGCTCACCGCGAGCGTAGCCAACGCGGACGGCACGTCGGCCACGGCAACCTTCAGCGCGGAGGCGACGCCGGCGGTCTACGACATCGAACTAGAGCACGTCACCTCGTCGCTGCTCACGGCCTCGCAGCGCGCGGCCTTCGAGGAGGCCGAACGGTTCTGGGAGAGCGCGATCACCGGCAACCTCACCCGGACCAGCCCGCTGTCCAGGTCCTCCCTCGTCAACTGCCTCACGGCAAACCAAATGTCCGGAGACGTCCCCGGCGACCGGGTGGTCGACGATCTGCTGATCTACGTCGAAATCAAGGAGATCGACGGGCGCTCGGGCATCTTCGGAGGCGCCGGGCCCTGCCAGCTCCGCGAGGACAACTCGCTGCCCGCGGTCGGGGTGATGTTCTTCGACATCGCCGACCTGGACAGCATGGAGGCCAACGAGCAACTGGAGGAAACCATCGTCCATGAGATGGCGCATGTGATCGGGTTCGGAACCCTGTGGTCGCACCTGGGCCTCCTGCAGGACTCGGCCCGGGCCGACCGAAACGCGAATACGCACTTCACCGGCGCCGCGGCAAAGGCGGCCTTCGACGAGATCCGCGGCAACAACTACACGGACAGCGATCTCGTGCCGGTGCAGCACCAGGGCGGCAAGGGCGTGTGGAACGGACACTGGCGCGAGCTGGTCTTCCGTTCCGAGCTGATGACCCCCTTCCCCGACCGCGGCCCCAATCCGATGAGCGTGGTCAGCCTCGCGTCATTCGTGGACATCGGATACCCGGAGGTCGACTACAGCGTCGCGGATGAATACGTGCTGCCGCCCCCGCAGTACGCGGCGCAGGCGGCGGCGGGGGTCGAAGCGCCGCGGAGGGCTCGCCGGCACACCATCGACTTCGGCAGGGAGATCCTGGTGATGCCGCTTATGGTCGTGGACCGCGACGGCAATGTGGTGCGGTACCTGAGGTCTCCGGAGCGCTGATCGCGTTCTCCTGGCTTCAGGGGTTCAATCGCGAAAAAGCGGACAGGGAACGCCTGACCCGGAAACCCCGTCGCCCTGTTGCGATTCTGTCTCTGGTGCCGATGCATTTTTGTTTATCATGCGATTGCAATAATGTTGTGCCTGACGTTGCAAACGTGTTTATGTCCTGCTAATCTTCTTCGTCGCTGCCGGTTACAACTCGCTCTCAAGGAGCCTTCAGCATGGGACCGCGCCTGTCGGTTGGAGTTGAAGCCGAGCGGTACGCACCGCGTGTGGCCGACGAGGAGTTGGAGCAGTGCCTTGCTGCGGCAGGAGCGGTTCTCATCGAAGGCCCGCGAGCCTGCGGCAAGACGGCAACCGCTCATCAGATGGCCGCAAGCGAAGTCCTCCTCGATGTCGACCAGGCGGCGCAGGACATGATCGCGGTCAATCCGAGGCTCGTGCTCGAAGGAGCAACCCCACGCCTGATCGACGAGTGGCAAACTGCGCCCGTGATCTGGAACCATGTGCGCCGGGTTGTGGACGAGCGTCCCGGCAAGGGCCACTTCATCCTCACCGGATCGGCCGTTCCTCCCGACGAGAGCACGCGGCACACCGGTGCCGGCCGAATCGTGCGTCTGCGGCTGCGCCCCATGTCGCTCTTCGAGCTCGGAAACAGCACCGGTCTGGTGTCGCTGAAAGATGTGCTCCACGGAGACCCGGTAAGGAGCCCAAGCATCGATCTGTCCGTGCAGAACCTCGCTGAACTGATCTGCGTTGGCGGCTGGCCAGGACATCTGGGCTCCTCCCCCTTGGATGCCATCCGCGTCAACCGCAGCTACGTCAACGACATCTGCCGTGCCGATCTGCGGCGGGTCGACGGGGTGCGGCGAGATCCGGCGAGAGTTCTCCGGTTCTTTCAGTCGCTGGCTCGCAACGTGGCAACGCCGGCTTCGCTCGCAACCATCGCGCGTGACGTTGTCGGGCCCGATCCGGGCTCCATGACCGGGCACACCGCCCGTGCATACCTCACAAGCCTCGAACGCCTCATGGTTGTGGAAGACCAACCGCCCTGGGGGCCCCATCTGCGCTCTCGTTCCCGGTTGCGCGTTGCCCCGAAGCGTCACTTCGTGGATCCATCCATCGCCGTGGCCGCGCTGGATGCGGGACCGGAGTCGCTGCTCCACGATTTCGCCTGGTTCGGTCTGCTCTTCGAGTCGATGGTGATCCGCGACCTTCGGGTGTATGCCCAGGCCATGGGAGGGAGGGTGTACCACTACCGTGACAATACGGGTCTCGA encodes:
- a CDS encoding DoxX family protein, with the protein product MADKGSRGITIVSVLLALLFLLNGGMKLAGMMVDQFAMWGYSGWFQYLIGIAEAAAGVGFLMKKTRFLAAVAMVPVMLGAIYTLVTNGQTGQAVVPLVALLLCLLVAKNSR
- a CDS encoding FAD-dependent oxidoreductase, whose amino-acid sequence is MSERRTGPSRANVAVIGAGIVGNCLVEHLAKLGWDDLVLIEKGPLPNPGGSTGHASNFIFPTDHGREIALITLESQRQYEALGVNTTCGGIEVARTEERMEELRRRMTSARVWGIESELLSPAGVVAKVPFVNPDVILGGFYTPGVSVVDSVGAGTIMRERALARGVLTVLDETEVIGLEVEPVPFGRPRIRAVATTRGTIEVDHAIIACGVWSPRIAAMAGATIPLTPAVHQMADFGPVELLLGTGNEIGYPIVRDMDSFMYERQSDGAMEVGSYAHRPILMHPNDIPSVAEAERSPTELPFTPADFAPQLEHAREIMGELLAGTGMQYAVNGLLSLTPDTQQLLGETAEVANLWSAAAVWVREGPGSARLVAEWMTHGYPRLLDPHESDVTRFQPHERTVHHVRARCGEHFRKTYGIVHPREQWESARGINRSPFHPRTEALGAEYFEARGWERPQWYASNEDLVERYDVPDRPHEWDRRWWSPIINAEHLHLRERVGLIDLGAFQIFDVSGPGALRYLETMTVNACDRPVGSSIYTPLLTPDGGFRADLTIQRLADDRFRIVTGVLDGARDAFWFRRHLPADGSVQFEDRSSAITTLGVWGPAAQALLSSIADRGLSQDELPYGTVRDALIDGIPATLLRISYVGESGWEIYTRTEHGLALWDVIWGAGRDFDARPVGIGVYGTTARMEKGYQLMGAELTSEYSPVEAGLARRQVKQADFIGKAAYLKARERGPAAKICTLTMDDHTSASGLARFPTGGNEPVLTLDGDRIVDALGRESRVTSAGMGPTVGKYLLMAYLPAELARVGERLQVMYMNECFPVTVAAVGTSLFDPSGSRMRA
- a CDS encoding aminomethyl transferase family protein; amino-acid sequence: MVSHPVSVDQSDRIVPINLRQSGRTPVELLISTRVRKSPYWHLSHDAGCWRATTYNRIYHPRGYVRPEDGGAAAEHEALTQHVTLWNVAVERQIRVKGPDAERFTDYVITRDATRIEPMHGKYVILCNERGGILNDPVLLRLSDDEFWFSLADSDLLFWLQGANVGMRMDVEIDEIDVCPLQIQGPKSLALMADLVGDGIREIPYYGLMEAEIAGCSVVISQSGFSGEKGYEIYLRDATLHAERLWHAVLDAGEAHQLMVIAPGHQRRIQAGILSWGQDMDHETVPFQCNLGYQVPREKEGDYIGRAALERMRAEIEAGRPPFAMTLVGMRMGGRPIDDYAPDFWLVSGADAGDPIGYLTSPWHAPELGCNIALGYVPVGMSAVGTELTVWLPDEYASEAGKPDRARVCEVPFRPSATPSAREVAHARGEDAVK
- a CDS encoding putative toxin-antitoxin system toxin component, PIN family, coding for MTTGAGGVRVVVDTSVFLPGVFFGGPPRDVLAAWRAGQFEVVVSPEVLREYVRVGERLSARFPGADFERVLEMIAANATLVSAPPLPEAVCEDSDDDKFLACAVAAGAGYVVSSDKALLATSPYRNVKVIRSRDFLDMLRVTAAPAQDDRDAAARLDHRHPAG
- a CDS encoding Ig-like domain-containing protein, whose amino-acid sequence is MTRASLGAAVRLGLTVAVAGCALEFDPPSPASIVVSPGSATFTFLGESRTFTATILDEDGSAMEGTVSWTTDAPAVLSVNSSGVVTALANGAGTVRAVFEAVSGTAAVTVNQTPTTLERVGGDAQTGSPGGPLVEPLVGRLLDAGQRPVAGVAVSFSPAPGSGSVTPAAATTDPAGEAQTLWTLGDGAGVQSVIASVAEGPNAVFTAMAEPPHAMLIHSGDGQVARTRRETEEPVRVRVISRSGAGLSGVTVTFEVTAGGGSVPSSSAVTDAEGIASAGPWTMGDPGPQELRATAPGVNRVIFRATALAAPVAELVAVEGDGQRTEIVLPVPVAPRVRAEDADGNPVSDTRVTFSPSGDSRVVPEEATTDSAGFAAVDRWFLGRTPGTTYTLTASVANADGTSATATFSAEATPAVYDIELEHVTSSLLTASQRAAFEEAERFWESAITGNLTRTSPLSRSSLVNCLTANQMSGDVPGDRVVDDLLIYVEIKEIDGRSGIFGGAGPCQLREDNSLPAVGVMFFDIADLDSMEANEQLEETIVHEMAHVIGFGTLWSHLGLLQDSARADRNANTHFTGAAAKAAFDEIRGNNYTDSDLVPVQHQGGKGVWNGHWRELVFRSELMTPFPDRGPNPMSVVSLASFVDIGYPEVDYSVADEYVLPPPQYAAQAAAGVEAPRRARRHTIDFGREILVMPLMVVDRDGNVVRYLRSPER
- a CDS encoding DUF4143 domain-containing protein; translation: MGPRLSVGVEAERYAPRVADEELEQCLAAAGAVLIEGPRACGKTATAHQMAASEVLLDVDQAAQDMIAVNPRLVLEGATPRLIDEWQTAPVIWNHVRRVVDERPGKGHFILTGSAVPPDESTRHTGAGRIVRLRLRPMSLFELGNSTGLVSLKDVLHGDPVRSPSIDLSVQNLAELICVGGWPGHLGSSPLDAIRVNRSYVNDICRADLRRVDGVRRDPARVLRFFQSLARNVATPASLATIARDVVGPDPGSMTGHTARAYLTSLERLMVVEDQPPWGPHLRSRSRLRVAPKRHFVDPSIAVAALDAGPESLLHDFAWFGLLFESMVIRDLRVYAQAMGGRVYHYRDNTGLEVDAIVDAGPGRWMAFEIKLGLSRIDEAARSLLKFADRVDTSRCGEPAALGVIVERGYGYVRPDGVSVIPLAALGP